A DNA window from Massilia putida contains the following coding sequences:
- a CDS encoding protein-L-isoaspartate O-methyltransferase family protein, giving the protein MNIEQARFNMIEQQIRPWNVLDQDVLDLLHVVKREQFVPAAYQNLAFADVEIPLPGGESMLAPKFEARILQEVGVKKHETVLEIGTGSGYMAALLAHRAAKVTTVEINPETAELAKKNLANAGIHNVTVEVGNGAQGWEKGAPYDVIVISGALEVLPEAILKQVKVGGRIAAIVGQAPVMEACIITRTGENSYSTIKVFETNVRYLTGAPVPSHFQF; this is encoded by the coding sequence ATGAATATCGAACAAGCCCGCTTCAACATGATCGAACAGCAGATCCGTCCGTGGAACGTGCTGGACCAGGATGTGCTCGACCTGCTGCACGTCGTCAAGCGCGAACAGTTCGTGCCGGCCGCGTACCAGAACCTGGCGTTCGCCGACGTCGAGATTCCGCTGCCGGGTGGCGAATCGATGCTGGCGCCGAAGTTCGAGGCGCGCATCCTGCAGGAAGTCGGTGTGAAGAAACACGAGACCGTGCTGGAAATCGGCACCGGTTCGGGCTATATGGCCGCCCTGCTGGCGCACCGCGCCGCCAAGGTGACCACCGTGGAAATCAATCCGGAAACGGCGGAACTGGCGAAGAAAAACCTGGCCAATGCCGGTATCCACAACGTGACCGTCGAGGTCGGCAACGGCGCACAAGGCTGGGAAAAGGGTGCGCCTTACGATGTGATCGTGATCTCGGGCGCGCTGGAAGTGCTGCCGGAAGCGATCCTGAAGCAGGTGAAGGTGGGCGGCCGCATCGCCGCCATCGTCGGCCAGGCGCCGGTGATGGAAGCGTGCATCATCACCCGCACGGGCGAGAACAGCTACAGCACGATCAAGGTGTTCGAGACCAATGTGCGCTACCTGACCGGCGCCCCGGTGCCGTCGCACTTCCAGTTCTAA
- a CDS encoding TetR/AcrR family transcriptional regulator codes for MPCPFDTKPRWERRKDARPQELLEAAIDLFVERGYAATRLEDVARRAGVSKGTLYLYYENKEELFKAVVRSNIVPVIGEAEASVAEFDGHSADLLRHLIHSWWQRLGATKASGIIKLVTAEADNFPELARFYQEEVINRGTRAMSSMLERGIARGEFRRIDVNMMTQVLVAPMLTLIIWKHSVGPCPRGELEPLAFLDTFLDMALHGLLSPGA; via the coding sequence ATGCCATGCCCTTTTGACACCAAGCCGCGCTGGGAGCGCCGTAAGGACGCGCGGCCCCAGGAGTTGCTCGAGGCGGCCATCGACCTGTTCGTCGAACGTGGCTATGCCGCCACACGCCTGGAAGACGTCGCGCGCCGCGCCGGCGTGTCCAAGGGCACCTTGTACCTGTATTACGAAAACAAGGAAGAACTGTTCAAGGCCGTCGTGCGCAGCAATATCGTGCCCGTGATCGGCGAGGCGGAAGCATCCGTCGCCGAATTCGACGGCCACAGCGCCGACCTGCTGCGCCACCTGATCCACTCGTGGTGGCAGCGGCTGGGGGCGACCAAGGCCTCCGGCATCATCAAGCTCGTCACGGCCGAAGCCGACAATTTCCCGGAGCTGGCCCGCTTCTACCAGGAAGAGGTCATCAACCGCGGCACCCGGGCCATGTCGTCGATGCTGGAGCGCGGCATCGCACGGGGCGAGTTCCGCCGCATCGACGTCAACATGATGACCCAGGTGCTCGTCGCCCCGATGCTCACCCTGATCATCTGGAAGCATTCGGTCGGCCCGTGCCCGCGCGGGGAACTGGAACCGCTGGCCTTCCTCGATACCTTCCTCGACATGGCGCTGCACGGCCTGCTGTCTCCCGGCGCGTGA